The Diabrotica undecimpunctata isolate CICGRU chromosome 3, icDiaUnde3, whole genome shotgun sequence genome includes the window ttgtccagcgagttctcaaaaggaatgggtatcactgttttaagatacaaccaacacaagaactgtttccggaagataactttaggcagatgaagttttgtgaatttatgttagataaacagaatgaaaatgtacactttttaaaaaatattttattttctgacgaatcttcattttcattacataaaaaacacaatccatccgttgcaaggttgTATTCTcagaaaaataagcacctcagtgttgcagtgcgaaagcagcatccgcaaaagttaaatgtttggactggaatattaggcgaccatattgtcggtccattttttatcgatggaaacctaaacgggcataaatatttacaacttttacagaatgagatcattccggcagttcgacgccatcccgttaattttcaggaggtttattttcaacaggatgggtgttcagCTCACAACTCTAAAGCAACTATTGACTTCtacaatcaaacgtttcctgatcgactaataagtacacgtggtacaattaaatggcccgctagatcctgtgacttagcgcccaACGAAttcttttttggggttttctcaaagaaaacatttatgggcatcagtttgaaaggccCACAAAACTAGtcaaattaagggcaaaaatactccatttctctgcaagcattgcaccagccctactccaaaatatgaggagaaatctgtatgacggatttggttactgtttagcacaaggaggtggaatatttgagcccttaattcattaatctgctttcctaatttttattttttgttaggtacattttacgaagtttgtaggttcttaattaggtagtattttttatgtttaagtttgaaataattttattgtttttttttttatttaaaagtacaaacgattcttattctgatttttttcttctttcttgtcttattgttataagctttgtccataaaatttgtacaattttcagtgacaataaagcatattattatttacttacttatttaattgtattgctattaaggctgaagaataaccaaaaaattagttttagagctaATTATaggataagatattataataagtataccctagagatgggattgcaataaatcttaattcctatgttCAACAAAataatgtcgttatctgtattgTTAAAGGTTATATTGTATACAACATGTTCTCTATTATGTAAATAATCTATAAGGATGGACAAAGTATTATTATTActgtttatatttaattctttaattaagttttttaatgaagtatttatatttttcgatatattttacattttttgtgcACAAAAGAGTTATTTAAAATACTCGATTTGTTAAATTTATTGCAAATCATCACATTTATTTTCTGTAATATTAcgatacaatttattttatgaaaCCTTGAAAACATGTAGGTACCTAGTAAAtataaattgcaaaaaatataGAAAGGTATAGTACGGAAATAGATTGTTGAATTTATAACAATCATTGGGTACATCTATGACGGTAGCACGAAAAAATTATAGTATATCGGTTAAAAAgagaatattaaatattaaactatACCTTAGGAacaaatacatttcaaattacaAGGAAAAGATGGGTGGGTATCTTTCTaagttttttgttaaatattattcTAAATTTATTTTCTTGCCTATCAACACAATTTTTTATCATTAAAAATGAATCacaatttcaaaataaattatttatttaacgtTTCGGccttaacccttaactaccatggccaaaaatagtaacatttgtaccatggcagggtcaaatttgaccccccattgttttttgtatcaaaaaatattctttttttaacttgttttattttaaattattttgtttacagctacttttaaatttatataaaaataaactaatttggttaattagatataactttatttaaaaaaaaacttttgtattcaatCAAATTAACATAActatgcactttctcgaattataagaaaaataataacaatgtgcagtttttttatatccaatggtgaaatctaggtatcatagctcctacctaaaataaaaaaaatcgatttagatttcgtatctcaaaaatgacaagcatgattttaccttaattttcaacacagcttatgcataacgtctgtatgcgggaatgatttttgcaaataaaatctcgacatttatcgcacgatgagctttctttcttttggtttttggaatatggacatattttacaccttcaCCTCAtttttcgtcgttgtggctctggatttgcggcaggcattggttcctgaagtccggaaactttaaaaatggcactacgaatttctctcggtaaacaagtttgctgagctctacgagttaaatgggcctaaataagttcttgacctaaagtggttagaaacaatcttctttccattatttgattttgctgaactccattaaaaattacattagcatttaatcctgcaatgtccaaaatgctaaaccatattacttgaggccatctacgagttcttctgccagttttatagcatgcacatttcttatccaatgaGTCCACCCCACCTTTTGCctcgttgtaaaaatttataatctctggctttccattaaccattgtattggaatgatgcatagttgacactaaTAACACTGCACAatttttcttaggaacaaaagatacaaggctctcgcttcctgtaaaaccaaataaggcagaattaggtggcctgtttttttggggttgaaattcagcaggaacctctcttttatttctttttagtgttccaacatatgaaattttatggcttctcagttcatttatgagctcaatggacgaaaaccaattatctgctgttatgtttctatttttaccagaaattggtggaataaATGTCAAATcatctagagtggggatggataacttttttggattttctctgcgtgtatcttttccagtatatataaaaccatttagcaaataatgtgtcttagagtctactaaacactgcattttcagacctatttgtctggcttatttttgagatacatcctgaattggcaccttcctctaaatgcaataagcatttcatctattgtgagatattcaccaTAGATATAATTGGACTgacaattaattataaacatattaaaaatattggatatagctgccagtttatctccgtgcgcaatacgttcttgtctagtagctgggtcgtcaaaacaaaggcttccaagcaaaaaataaaatcggtttagtgacatggttgctcgaaatatatcacggccagtaccattcgtagcaaataaagaccttaaatcttcattattggattaaaataccccagctaaatataataagcctaagaaggcctttaattcaattatgtcaagatgattggtatattgacacgataaattgtgtaaattatatttagaagccatattagttatttgttcattggttttctcaagaatttcttgcaatatatcgtggctaataatacattcccaagcatcaactggtttctctggcatactagctcgagcttttccaataacaccaggtaaatgactaattaaatgatgcttacgtgtacgagaaaaggtgggagaagttttagaccacttgtacctatttttgccataaaacacatcccttgagtcagctatatcactttcttcacccgaatattcactaccagtttcggaattattaatttgccaatttttttcgtcatcatcgtcccattcctcttcactgtctgtttcgtgatcactgtgttcactagcctggtctaaaaactcactgtcactatctagtccattgtccataattttttgtcccttctcttcaagttctttctgtgtcagaggacgtttatttcgactacaccccgccatttcaaattactagttaattgcactagaaacacttataccataagcgggtcaaaattgaccctatgcgtgcataactctgcagtagtaacagataaactaacggaattttTGTAGATCAATAAATCACTACCTGTCGAAGATTAGCAGAAATcgcgcaatgctcaatctatgtttcggtagcgaaacttggcattaaaaacgcggggggtcaattttgaccccgccatggtacttaagggttaagaCCGAAACATTATTCTTCCTGAATGTTAGGGAAATAAGTTTTATTTCCATAACATTCATGAATATGTGCTCACACCAGCAATATTTTCatcattttcttcttcctcttgatGACCATTCCATAATCTGTATATGGCCGTGCCAAATTAGTTGTTTAGTTTTATATCGTCTAATAATGAGTTTTTAAAATCCATTAACTCTCTCATTTCTTCGTTTGTCACTTTTTCTTTTCTCGTTCCTCCTGCTGtttttctccaaaaatccatCTTCATAGCTGTAACTATCTTTTTTCTTTTACCTTTGATTTGCTATACCTCACTTCTATATGTTATTATACTCTTGATGATGAAGTTATAGatccttttttaattttcatttaaaatgttttgatctcAAAGTATAATAAGCGTAAGATGGTTTGTCTGCCCTGCGTAATACTTTACTGTGTGGTCTTGTCAAGTGTTCTGCCTTGTAGAACTTGATTATAAGGTTTCATGGGTTCTTCAGTTTTGTTTATATTAGCGCACCATGGAAGCCACAGTTTAAAGGTAATATCTttctaatattttaaaagtttagaaATAATAGAATTAACAATCACAACTTAACTCAATTCAGTGCAGGCTAGTTATCACATTTAAATAAATGCCGTTTTAGTCCTAAAGTATTCTCTCAAAACCTGCTTTAATCAGATGATAGGCATAAACTACCTAATTCATATAAATATTCCTATGTACGTATCTTAGAAAATGACTTAATGCAAAATCACTGACGTAACGTTGGTCATATCAGCTTAATGTATTTGCACTAATTAAAAGTATTAGCACTAATACATTTTTACGATTATTTTTTCACAAGCAAATACTCGAAGATATTCACGTTTACTAGTACTCAACTGATAAACATGAACTCGTACATTTTGTTCATAAAAGACCTCTagatttatttagcgtatggctacatcacaggttcatatatatacatatatataaattatataaattacaaacaacagtaaatacaaaaatattattctacAAACAAACATCTAGATTATACATATATTAGATTGACTCTTTTGTAGCAGCCAGGAAATCCGAAGGGTTGCAGTCGCAATTTGGTGATTGTATTTTTTCCCATCTAAAAAGTGAGTCGGAACATCTGCCACAGTTCGTCCTTATTCTATTGAGTGTGGTCCAAATTCGTCTCGGTTGGTTGAAGCCCTCAGGTTTGCTTGTAATACATGGCATGTTCCAGTTAGCCGGTGCAGCGTTATTCTCCCATTGTTCTCTCCACcgttcagttacattaaagttttgaTCTACTAGCCTTTTTGCTGTTTTTAGAGGCGGGTGTCTTGAACGGAGCCTATTTATGTCTCTGGCGGAAGTTCCGACATGGGAGCGGAGCTCAGGATCAGTATTGATTTTTGTAAATTCTTTGACAAGGGCATGTTCCCGGCGGATGGGTGGTGGAGCTATATGACTCAAAGCTGTTAACCAGTAAGTGGGCGTGGCCTTGATTGTGCCCGATATAGTTCGCATGGCTTGGTTGAGTTGGACATCAACACGGTGAGTATGTGGACTGTTTATCCATACTGGTGCACAGTATTCCGCTACGGGGTATACCAGTCCTAATGCTGTCGATCTAAGTGTGGGTACTGAGGAGCCCCATGTAGTGCCGCAGAGCTTTTGCAGGATGTTGCTACGAGTTCGGAGTTTTGCAGCAGTCTTAgtaagatgctctttaaagtttaGCGTTCTGTCAATTGTAACACCTAAGTATTTTGGGTGTTTATTATAGTTAAGGAGTCTATCCTCAAAATGGATTTGAGGTTGATAGTTGGCCATCTTGTTGTTCAAATGGAAGCAGGACACTTCTGTCTTAGTTGGATTGGGTTGCAATCTTCATTTGCGGAAATAATTCCCTAGGGCATTTAAATCGTTTGTTAGAATGCGTTTAGTGACCTCGAATTCTTTATGACTTGCGGCAAGCGTCCAGTCGTCTGCGTATCCAAACTTTTTTGATGTGGTTTCTGGCATGTCTGCTATGTAGAGGCTGAAAAGCATGGGAGCCAGCACGGATCCTTGAGGAAGTCCAATATTCAGTTTTCTTTGGGTACTAGTCTTGTCTCccaatataactttaaaacatcTGTTGGATAGCATGGCGTTAATAACCTCAGTGGTCTTTCTGCATGGGATTATTcgcattaatttatatattgcccCTTGTCGCCACACAGTGTCGTAAGCAGCAGATAGATCGATGAAGACAGCGGTTGTTTTTAATTGCTTTTGAAAGTTTGATTCCAAATAATTGGTCAGGGCGAGTACCTGGTCTGTGCAGCTGCGGCTTGgccgaaatcctgcctgttccacTGGTAAGTGTTGGAATATGGTTTTGCTGATTCTATTATACAACAGTCTTTCGAACAATTTGTACACCATACTTAAGAGTACGATGGGGCGGTAGTTTTTCGGTGAATTATTACTTTTCCCTGGTTTTAAAATGGCGACGATTTTTGCATTTTTGAGTTGGTGGGGGACGTTTCCCGTTTGAAGGATGTCAGAAAAGAATTCTGCGAGCCATTGCCTAGTGAATCTGCCGCTATGTTCGAGGAACTCAGCGTGAATGGCGTCGAAACCCGGCGCTTTTCCTGTTTTCATTTCATTTAGGGCTTGAAATATTTCTTCATGGGTAAATGGGTTGGTATATTCTGTTGAGTGTGCAAGACTAGATTTTATGGTTTTGAGGtcttttttaactttaattgtATGTAAACGATTTTGAGGTGCCCTAGAGGTCGACACTATGTACGTAGCTATTTGGTCTGGAGTTACTAGGTTGGTTTGGCGAACGGGTGGGTTGCTACTTCTGAGTTTCCGCAGTAGAGACCAAGCTTGTCGACTTGACTTCTGAAAGTCTAGGTTTTCTACTGTCTGGCTCCATTTTTCACGCCTGGCAGCATCAATGCTGTGGAGTAGTTCGTCTGCAATCTCCTGCTTTCCATCTTCGCAATATTCTTCATACAGTTTTTCGCTCTGTTCTGTCCAACCAGGGATAAATTTTTTTCGGTATCCTCTAGGGATTGTCGCTTTTGCTGAGGTGATTATTGCTCCTGTTAGTCTCCCGTAGTTCTGGCTCTTTGGTGAAATCCATCCTAGGCATTTGTCAAGGTTACTGGTGGAAGCAGACCAGTTAGATAATCCTCGCTCTAGATAATCGCTGCCTACACAAATTCTTATTACAGTCAAGCTCCAATTATACCAAGCTTGTTCTTGAAAGAAATGCAATTGATAACATCCATAACGTAACGTATTTTATTCGATTATTACTTAGCACTCCATTGCTTCcggtaaattttaatttttaggttttatttattttttatttgtgtagCATTCAActaaaagtaaataatttttttcgcaTGCTGACCAAAATACGTGCCAACTATaagtgtaattcaaaataaatttatatttaacagagataagttttagataaatgtattcattttaaaCAAGATTGCACGCACGGATGATAAACAACTTACATCAAATTTATTAACACGTTATCAGCAGCCGTAGTTACTTCCTTATATTTTTATGATATTTCCAGATGTGGCTACTAATTTCCTTTAAAAATGATAAACAAACGGTAATAAAATTGCAAATTACTCATTTGCCCAAACCATAAATCAAATTATGATA containing:
- the LOC140436085 gene encoding uncharacterized protein, giving the protein MANYQPQIHFEDRLLNYNKHPKYLGVTIDRTLNFKEHLTKTAAKLRTRSNILQKLCGTTWGSSVPTLRSTALGLVYPVAEYCAPVWINSPHTHRVDVQLNQAMRTISGTIKATPTYWLTALSHIAPPPIRREHALVKEFTKINTDPELRSHVGTSARDINRLRSRHPPLKTAKRLVDQNFNVTERWREQWENNAAPANWNMPCITSKPEGFNQPRRIWTTLNRIRTNCGRCSDSLFRWEKIQSPNCDCNPSDFLAATKESI